In the Choloepus didactylus isolate mChoDid1 chromosome 3, mChoDid1.pri, whole genome shotgun sequence genome, TCTCCTTTTAGATACTGCTAAGTTTGCCGAGTATTCTTTCCTCTACTCTCTGTGCTGTTCTGCTGTGGTGGGAGTTTTGTTCCAGCTGCTGAGACTCAGTATAAAGGTGAGTGTAGGAACATCCCTGTCATTGCCGAGGCTTCGTGGAAGCAGGTGTATTCCTAGTCTACTCTGTCAAGTTACAATTTGGATCAATTTTTCCATGaaaatggtactgtaaacatTTTGGTGTATAACTTTTCAGATCTTTTCTATGCATGAATAAAGTTAGAAAATCATACTGTCTGTACTAGTTAGGGACctgcttttcttcatttaaaaattcattgtgagcatttcataaaattcataaaaattcaatttttaaatgaaacagtCTTTCAATGTAACTTAAACTGAGTTGCCCTACTGTATTTTTTGAAAATGGAGgcatctttgttttaaaataacatttgacTAATCGCCCTTCAtcccatttttcaaaaataagctctcaagaatttcattttatatatttcaatatatttctgCAAGTTTAAACTtctaatgtatatattttacctaaatacatttgtgccagtttgaatgttttgtgtcccccaaatgccattatctttgatgtaatcttgtgtgggcagacgttatcagttttgattagatttctttgagtgtttctttggagatgcaccccgcccaactgcagatgataactctaataatttccatggaggtgtggccccacccatttagtgtggaccttgatcagtggaaccatataaatgagctaatggGCAGAGgcaacttagtgcagctgtgagtgacattttgaagaggagctacagccaagagggatgctttgaagaaagcacaggaaccgcagatgagagtttgaagacggccactgaaagcagactcttgctccggagaagctgagagaagacaaataccccaagtgcaactaagaatgatatttttgaggaactgcagcctagagaggaacatcctgggagaaagccattttgaaaccagaactctggggcagatgccagccacgtgccttcccagctaacagaggttttccatacaccattggccatcctccagtgaaggtacccgattgctgatgtgttaccttggacactttatggccttaagactgtaactgtgtaaccaaataaacccccttttataaaagccaatccatctctggtgttttgcattctggcagcaatagcaaactagaacaacattcTAATCTGTAAGCTGCTTTTTTAACTCAACAAAATATTGTggacatctttccatgtcaatatattaaaaatctatCTTAAAAATGCTAACTAGTAATCCATTATatggttgtatttttatttatttactcaatcTCCTATCTTTGgacattttgattattttcaattttcactATTATATACAATATAGCAACAAACACTCCCACTCTTTTTATCCTTAAAATATCCTTAAGATAAATGATGAGAGATGGAATTTCAGGATCAAATGGTAACTGCATTTTGAATGTTGGTACGAACAACCCTCCAGAAATGTTGGATATTTTACAGTCTCTTTCAAAATGCATAAGGTATCTCATTGTCCATAAACTGGAccagtgtcttttaaaaattctttgctaTATTTAATATATCTTTGTAAGTTGTCTTAAATCCTTATTGGAATTCAacagtatataaataaaaaagccAACTATTTGACAAAATATTATAGCTTATTATTCTTGTTCAGAGACTCCCCTTTCGATAACAGCCACATTATTTCCATGGGAAAATACTTTCTAAATTCTAGACTACCAACAAAAATATCAGGCTTGTAAACCTTTCTGATACAATAGCTGAacttctcagtaaatatttactcaaTAACTGTAATAGGCAAAAGTCCCATACCATACAACTTATGACCCTGGCTTTCATGAAGGTATTGTGGCTCATTTTAACATTTGAGGATAAGTAAGAGATTGTCTCAATGGGTTAACTTTCAAGGACTTTACTGAAGACTTTAGAAAACTTGAGGGCTTAGTTATTCCTTCTAGACATGCTAtctaaaatgcatttattttgtcTGCTACTATACTTATCTTGAGAACTCATTATCTGGGAATGTGCCATGGTTCTGTGGCTTGAAGTCCTGAGGGAAATATTTTCACTCACTATAATATCAGCCTCTCAGTTTTGAAAGTAGAATGTGAATCACAAATTTATACTCTagtcttcaatttgtaaaaagatAGAGCAtagataaactgaaaaaaaaaaaaaaaaaaagtaagtggaTGAAAAGGCTCTTGTCCTTATCTCCAACATGCTGAGAGATGTGTGAGGCTACAACCATTGCTGTAAGGGACTGACATGTTCAAACTGTGGAAAAGTCTGCTCATTAAAAAAAGGACTTTAATAATTCTGCCATCAGTTGAGCACAGGGAATatctgaaaatgttcttaaagtaTCTGCAGAAGATATTTGATGATACACAAGTGTTGGCACTCAATTAAGGACCATGCCCATTATTATAGCTTATAAATCAACTGTGACACATGGCAGAACCCTGAGAATATGCTGGTTAGAACTGGTTTATtttgtccttctttccttccttcttccttcctccctccccctcccttccatcctttcttccttccttccttccttccttgggaTGAATTCATGTTCTTCAGGTGTGCTACGAaattaaaacattgtttttaatctctttgcattttggaagagctttaaaaatgtttttttcaggaCTGGGATTTGGGGAGTCTTTAGTATAATGGCCAACACACATATAATGGAGTTAAAAAAGAACCTATTCTGACATCATACAACTGTTTTGGCACATATATATTGTGATCCCATAGCATtatgttcatatctctaaatagCACTTATCACATCATGCATTCCACTGGTTTGTCTCCTTTGAGCAGGaacaatattttattcctttgtgtaTCTCCCAAGAGCACCTTACAAAGTacatcaataaattattttaagaaatatttttaatggcgGAGTGATTTATGGCCTAAAAACAATCTAGCTCCTAACCAGCTATCCTTTAGATAAAAGGGAAGGGGTAGTTTTAATGAGAAGATCCCCTATAGATGAAAAGAATCTCAGTGGGTGTAAGGAGAATGTATGAAGGAATAAAACATCACtgagtggaaaaataaattgaaagtacTTGGCATAAAAGAGTATGAACATGGTGGTTCTTAGAAAGGAGCTTTTGAGGGAGTATGGATCATTGCAGTGATAATGTGACCCCCAGAAGACATtgatctttcattcattttctcaccTTCAGGGATATTCCAGTATCCAAAGGTCTCTTGGGGATCCTCATCTTGTGGAAAATAATGAACAATGTACCACAAGCCTATTCATTTAAGGATTTTCACTAATTCAGCACTCCTTTCTTCAAAATAAACCTTCACCAGTCAGtcaaacacacacaaatctaCTGAGTATAACTCAAAAACATCCATAGACTCTGGTAAATAAGCACTAAGTAGTTTACACACAAGTTGCTTCCTGACCTACATCACTCTAACTCTCTGCTTCTCTTAAGAGGTGATGACTAATTCAATTCTGACTGGCAAAGCACCCTAAGCTGTGGGGCTTTTTGAACAGCTGTGGAAAATGGCTAAGACACTGATTCTTAAAATCCGTTTGGAAGATTAAATAGGGATTTCATGCAGTATTTCAAGCATTTGCAAGCAATTTCTATTTGGATGCTTTTcaacctttctctctcccttatgATAATTTGGCTGTAGAACATTATCTCTACTGAAAGCACGCACACATATACAACAATGTTTCCTGGACAGAATCTCAATTCTGAACTAAAAATGTACTTCAAAATTGTTTCTTAACTCATGGTCTATACACCCCACATCtgcatctttttccttttcactcaTTCTGATTCAGAGACAATTTGCCTGAAGAactattttatcatttcattccTTTGCAATCCTATTACTTGGAATATTTGTGGAAAGGATATGCAGTGTGGGAATAATGATTGATAATGTCTTCCATGAGGGGGACAAATTTAAGACTCTTCACCTAAAAGTACAGGATGATAGTTTGAGATATATTGTTACATCAGTTATCAATCACAGTGCTTTTTCTTCCTAATTCATATTGATTCTGGAAATAGCTAAGTTGGGCTAAAGATCAGTAGATAATATTTTGAGTTCACCTTAGAATGAATTTCTCATTCAATATTCCACTGCTTTTTCTGCAAATGATTGAGCAAATCAGGTAAGCAGAAATTTTTATgacccctgctttatttttttatctacaTAGTCATTGCATTGTAGGTCCAGTGTGACTATTATCATTTGCTTATTTCTGCCTTAGAGACAGATTTTTTGGATGCTCTTTGATCAATACAGGGCCTAGCTATTTTATAACAATGATAgctaatattttttccatttgaccacccctttttcctttttgaacTTCATACAAACATAGTGAGGTAAACTGTATTATTTTAAtcactttacagaggagaaacTGAAGCTAGTAAGGTTATAAATTGCACAATCACAGAGTTGCTGAGTGGCTGTGCTTGACACAGACTGACCACATCTAAACCTCCTATGTTGTCACTTTGATCACAGTGTTTTCATAACCTTACTGTCCTAGAAGACCAAATCATTTATCACGGCAATTAAGAGTCAGCAAAATTTGGCTAGAATGTATCATTTCTACTGTCCCAGGAAAAACAATTTCTAGCCACGTGGATCCAGGTCACAGCACAAAACTGTGTGGCAAAAAGACTTTTGGATACAGGCAAGTGTCTGAACACTCTATTGCATGTCAGTcagtaaatatgtatgtatacataagGAAAATGAATATGTCTAGGcagtgttttgcattttgcagaCAGAAGAAACGACTTTTATTTATTAGTAAGTTTAAACAGAGGCATGAAGATATGCAATAAACCGCAAATGCGACTACTGAAATCACAATTACTAAGAGTTTCCAACTCCTATTGAAAGACTCAATTAACTAATCCAAAATCACCTGTTCCTTCTCTTCCGGCTTGTTGTTCGCGTCTCCTCTTTCTGTTCCGACTTGGCATTGTTCTGCATCGCTTTGGCCACATTGCCCCTGTTCGCGGCCTCCACAGCTTGCACAGGCACGCAGAACGGTCACGGGAAGGCGCCCAGCTGCCTCGAGGCTAAGGCTGTGAGGAACAGGCCCCGGGACCTGCTGGAACTGAGGCGAGATAAGCCTGTTCTGGAACTCCTCCGCGGTCCGGTGCAGCGACTCTCCAGAGGGCAGGTAGGGCAGCAGGTGCTCCTGCACGCGGTGTTGGTGAAGAAGGGAGCCGTGATCTCGGGCATTAGCCAGGTGGATTGCTGGCCGTCTTTCTACTGTCCCAGCCGGCACATTCATAGTGGCTAGAATGTTCTGGAGGTTGAATGGGCTGGGTTCGGTTTGTCGCTGTGCTGATTTCATGACCTGAACTGGGTGTGGGTCTCCGACTGGTTGCAGAGGCATTAGCTGAGGCAGAAGGGCCTGGGGTAATGCGGGCAGGAGAGGTGGAGGAGGACAGGGCATTGGCGGCAAAAATGGTTCCGGGAGCTGGAGGAAGAGCTGCTGGCAGGAGGCTCCCTGCTCCCTGGTAAGCTGGCGGGGCCAGGCCTGGTCAGGGCCCCAGGCTCACCCAGTTCTCCCGGGCCGGCCGGTCGGATTAGCTGTACGAGCAGGCGGTGGTTCACGTCCCACAGCGGGCTGTGCAGGCTCCCCCAGCTGCCGAACACAGACAGTTTGTGGTATCGGTTCTTACTCGCCTTCAGTGCTCCGGGCATCGCGGGTTGTTCAAGTGCTGGTTACGTTTCCAGCAGTGCTCTTTGTCCTGGTGGGTCTTTGGTTCCTGTATCCCAAAGAAGAGCAGTTTGGATCCTGCCTTAAACTTCAGCAGTAGACACTCCAGCTGGGGCACACACTTTCACATTTCAGGATGACCTGTCTTTCCATCAAAAGTGAGTGACGGAATTGTAAATCAGCTGACTGTACATGAGCCCTTTAGGTTTATGAGGGTGCCGGTAATTCCTTTTCATGACATTTTTCGTCTTCGAAACTCCACCACATACTCGTTGGAGGACCTACAAGAGCCTGTGGCACAGTTCAATTAACACAGTAAATTTACGTTGACATAAAATTTGTGTATAATATATACCCAAATTTCACAATTTGTTCCAATTATATCCTTGATAGccaccccccccatcccctgCCGCCTGGATCCAGGGACCAATAGTGTCATACCTTGCATTAATTCTCATGTCTCTTTAGCCTTTTTAAGGCTGGAACAGTTAATCcgtatttgttgttgtttctgttttgttttgttttgctcttgCCTCTCATTGCACTGATATTTTGAAGAGTTCAGGTGAATTGTTTCATAGAATATTTCTTAATTTGAGTTTGCCTGACATTTCTTAATGGAAAAATTcagagcatgttttttttttaaataaagagtattttttttttggcagaaatacTACTTAAGTGATGTTTGTATTCTCCATGCATCAGGATAGGAGACCAATTTGTCCCATGAGTAGTGGTGATAACTTTGAATAATTAAGGAAGGTAGTGTCTAGCAGGTATCTCCACtacaatgtcattttttttctgtgtggaCATACTTTGTAGTTATGTAAATATCCCATTCCTCATTAAACATCCAGCCAAAGGATTTAGCATCTATTTATGATATTTGCTTGTCTCAATTATTGTGATGCTGATTTCTTGACTGTTGTTAATTTTATACTTATTAGCATTCCCGTAAGGAagaggtattttttaaaaattttattgtatggATTCAGAGATTCTTATAATTAATTATTtccattaatattattattaattttggtgttaaaattttgccatatttggTTATTGGTATCTACTTTAAGCTAACTTCTATGTCCTTTTGATATGTCTCCATAATTTTtggatcatttatttatttttgccatatTTGGCTATTGGTATCTACTTTAAGCTAACTTCTATGTCCTTTTGATATGTCTCCATAATTTTtggatcatttatttatttttctcactcaaCAAGGTGTTCCAGTGAGGGCAAAGAAAGCTCCAGCCTTCTTTGCCCTCACTCTGGAATCAGACATTTTCCCACAAAGCTCTGGTTCTTTTTAGTCAGGaaaagtatttagaaaccaagatcaaAACATgctttgtattttaaattatttttctatatgtttatCCTGAGTTTACAATTGTACTTTGAGTGCTTTGCTGGAGTCTGTCCACTGTttgattatatatatgtttatacctTCCACAGGATTTAGTATCGAAACTCTTTTTCATGTATTAGAATTTTAGAAGTGGAAGAGGCCTTAGATATCCCTTGCTCAGCTGTCTCATCTCAtgcatgaggaaattgaggctcagaaaattAAGTGGCTTAATTAAGACAGTTTTTTTAGTGGTAGGTTTGATTCTGGAGTATAACTATTCTGGTTTCCAGTTCACTTGTCTTTCTAATGTACAACACATATGCTCGGTAATGAAGGTATGctatttgtcttagtttcccagctgctgaaacaaatgctgcacaatggattggcttaaacaatgggaatctactgactcatggttttgaggctaggaaaagtccacagTTGAGGcatttctccctgaagactctAGCGTTCTGGGATTGCTTggctccttggcttctctgtcacatggcagtctgGATTCTGTTGACTGACAGCTTCTTGCTCCTCCCTGGCAGCTTTCTCCCTGCAACCTTCTCTACAAGGCCTCCACTAGCAAGATGAAGacacattctgattcagttgaccaTTCcttaaaaacaacatcttcaaaaagtcctgtttacaatgattcacacacacaggaatggattaagattaatatGTTTTCCTTGGGTCTGTAATTCAATGTGCTACATTATTTGATGAAGGAAAATTACCACATTTGGTAGATAAAAGATGGCCACAATTCTTTGTTACTCATTCCCCAAAACCTGGTTTTAGCCATTGAAAGTCTTGGCTTTGAAGACTCTGGGATTCAAGAGCATGTTTTCAGACTCACAACTTAAGAATTCGACTCTTTCTGGCCAAACCAGCTCTcccatgaggaaagaaaaaagagacaagaaagcCTGAAGGGAAATGGTCTCATTTAACACCTCAATACATTATTCCACTACACAGGAACAAAAGAAATTAAGGTAAGGCCCAGTTTCAAATCCTtaagaaataaacataatataaaGCTTATGGAAGACTTTGTCCTGACAGATCATGACAACATTTCCAGTGTTTCCTGAATAATGAAGTAGGGTGATTAAGGAGAATGTTAGCAAATTGAGCAGGTTTTTAACACCTATTCCTCTGTTTTTGAAGAAGCTAGCTTCTATAACTTGTATTTATGTTGGGTTAAAACAATATCCATAATATAATTTGTTGTTTTTCCCCTAATGTCCTATTTTCCACGAAATAGTGATCTTCCCAGAAGTACTGTCAATACCTGTGCTTTTCAGTAACGTAACTGTAGGGTTAGTGAGTGATTAAAGTTTTTAATCATAGGTTTATCACAATCACTAGACTATGCTTCTCTGCCGAATCCTTTTGCATCCAATTCATCCTTAAATTCCCAGTCTCTAGTCCAATGCCTGTTGTAAAAATAACATACAATGTTTTATGAATGACTGCCAGCCCTTTCAAAAGTTTGGTCTTACGTGAATGAGctacgtgcatgtgtgtgcgtgtgtgtaggTAGGTACGTGTGTGTGATATGTGTGTAAGAGATTTAGTGTTCATTGCTTCatagttaaaatttttaacttattttaatttttgtttaaaccTCTATGTGTACATGCATATGGTTACATCtgacttttaaagaaaatcactTATCTACACAGAGTATTTCTCTAAAGGCACCCTGAACACCTCAAGTTGTATTCATGGTGGTTGTTTAAAGTGACACATAGTCGTGCTTCTTTGAAGTACAGAATTACACTCAGCTGCCTTCATGCAGTACAATCCAAAATAATTACTGTCAACGTACAACTTCTACATTTTAAGGCCAAAAGGGTAGCAGAGAATTCATGAGAGAAATAAATTCAGTGTAATCTTGTTCAAagcctctcttcctctcttctttctaaACAGCtatataaaaatttcactaaacaaccgttttatatatatatatatatatatatatatatatgtatatatatatatataaaacagctATGGTGTCTTATCTCCAACTGGACTCTATATTATTCTAAATTGAAATATGTTTGAAGACACCTTCTAGTTTTCTCCATAGTTCAGAATTATTAGGCATTATTTTCCACCTCCCACACACATATTTGGAATACATTTGCCTACATGATTTAATGTGAAAaaagaattgaatttttaaaacaaatgactATGAAATTTGATGATATATTGGATTTCTCTATAAGAATATGTAAAGTAGATGATTTATGGTTGAGAATTATTACATTGACTGTTCTATTTTTCAGAGTATTTGCCATATGGGAAAAAACTGTAATGATAGCATCTACTGTTAATATTTGAAACTTATGACTCTTTGAAGTGTAAAcaaaattttttgaagaaaattcaAGTTAAACTTGATACTCAGATGATACATCTTTAAACTGTAAACATAAAGTATTCAGAGTAGAATATTGAAAATCTTAAATTTTGAATCTGCTGGCTGTAAATTTCTCATAAGTTCCAACTTTCGGAACACATTGTTTTCAGTGAAATTCATTGAATAAGTAGAAAACATGATATTACTTTTTCAAAGGAGAGTTTTTTTAGAGTAATTACGATATGTTCTAAAAATTTAGTATTAGATAATTTGTttagattttattaaattaaatttatgatTTATGACAAGGACATAACTTAGTCTGCAGTTTACCTTTATATTACAAGGGAAGCAGGATATGGGATatggtgaaaagaaagaaaataagcaacTCTACAATTAATAACAGTTAATAACAATAGCAAGTCAATCTTTACGTTTTTTTGGGAAAAGTAAACAGTAGAATACTGATTTGCATGCAACATAGTTGAATGTAAACTTGGATAGAACATGCTTTGAAATCtgattaaaatcattttttgatCTTCATGTGACTTATGAGAGACTACACTCAGTCTAattctgaacttaaaaaaaattgcatttttggAAATATATAATTTGGAATTATTGCTAATTTGGAACACCTCTCTTATTTTGAATTAaggagattttctttcttttaaatagtaacatgctttttattgtttttacaaGCTGAAAAATAGATGCATGCTTATTGGGAGAAATTTGGAATATAGAGAAAAGTACACAAAAAAGATAATTACCTGGAAGTCTGAGAAGCACTCTTAATACCAGTTTATattgcttttcagtttttttctgtgcatatttgcgtttattatatatatatatatacatatatatatagatatagatgtagatatatataGAGAGGGAGATTTTGCACATTACAGAGTTGGAATCTTTTAGGCATTTTTACTGTAAACACATATGAATGATTCAGAATTCTTTGAAAGTATCATTTTTATTGGCTGCAGATTATTCCATGGTATAAATACTCCATAATTTATCTACTTTCTTAATGTTggacatttagcatatttctgattttttgttattttaggtCATGCTAATATGaacaattttataaataaatcttGATCTGTATCTCAGGCTATTGCATTAGGTAAGATTCCTGGAAATAAGATTACTGGTCAAGgagtattgacattttaaagcTGTTGCTACATGTTACAAAAATCTTCCTAGAAACCTCACATCATTCCTGCTGGCAATACACGGGATTGCTGATTTCACCATAGACCCACAATATCACAATagtgattttatttgaaaatcacTGTTGATTTTACAGGCACTGGTAGTTCAATTTAATCTGCTGTTTTTGGCTACTCAGAAAGTTTAGTATCTCAAAATATCAATTCTAAGACATGATTAAAAGGACATTTTAactatatgttctggtttgctatctgccgttatacaaaataccagaaatggattggcttttataaagggggtttatttggttacaaagttacagcctgaaggccattaaaatgttcaaatgaaggcatcaacacaaatataccttcactaaaggaaggccagtggcatccggaaaacctctgttagctaggaaggcacgtggctggcgtctgctgattccaggttgtgttccagctccaccgTCAGCTCCTGtccattcttcagagtgtccctcttggctgcagctggtGTCttagcctgtgtggctctttttaaagtattccagtgatttaattaaggcccacactgaatggatggggtcacacctccatataaataatctaatcaaagttattacccacagttgagtgggtcacatctccgtggagacagtctaatccaaagattccaacctaatcaacataatacttctgccccccataggactgcattaaagaacatggggtttttggggacataatgcatccaaagtaGCACACCATGCATAGCTAAAGTGCATAGAATGGCTAAAAGCTCAGTGCAATAAGGGTAAATACTCTG is a window encoding:
- the ADRM1 gene encoding LOW QUALITY PROTEIN: proteasomal ubiquitin receptor ADRM1 (The sequence of the model RefSeq protein was modified relative to this genomic sequence to represent the inferred CDS: inserted 5 bases in 4 codons; deleted 2 bases in 2 codons; substituted 4 bases at 4 genomic stop codons); the encoded protein is MRASGLQEAGSGMARYEIHGGQQSNKMSSSTGSDLQTSKQQWSATRTWRSSNEYVVEFRRRKMSXKGITXHPHKPKGLMYSQLIYNSVTHFXWKDRSSXNVKEPKTHQDKEHCWKRNQHLNNPXMPGALKASKNRYHKLSVFGSWGSLHSPLWDVNHRLLVQLIRPAGPGELGEPGALTRPGPASLPGSREPPASSSSSSSRNHFCRQCPSSSTSPARITPGPSASANASATSRRPTPSSGHEISTATNRTQPIQXLQNILATMNVPAGTVERRPAIHLANARDHGSLLHQHRVQEHLLPYLPSGESLHRTAEEFQNRLISPQFQQSRGLFLTALASRQLGAFPXPFCVPVQAVEAANRGNVAKAMQNNAKSEQKXGDANNKPEEKEQVILD